TGTGGAGCGGGTCGCTGCGGCTGAGGAGGCGGCACCGGCAGATGATCAGTTGCCCGAAGCGGCCCCCGCGGCACAGGGGGCAGGCGCCCCGGAGACCGAGGCAAGACCCCAGGAAAAATCCGTGCTGCGTTGGTTTTTTGAGTCCCTTGGCTGGACATACACGCTGGCTTTTTTGACGATCTCCTTCTCCTTCGTGGCCCTTTTGGTCATGAATCTGGTGTCGTGCCGTCGAGAGGCAGTGATGCCGTCCGCCCTGATCGATGGCTTCGAGACACTTTTTAACGAGAAAAAATTTCAGGAAGCCTATGAACTGGCCAAAAACGATGATTCGTTCCTCGGGCAGGTGCTTTCGGCGGGGCTCGCCAAGCTGTCAGCAGGTTATTCCCAGGCCATTGAGGCGATGCAGGAAGTCGGTGAAGAGCAGGCCATGCGAATGGAGCACCGATTGAGCTACATCGGTCTGATTGGCACGATCAGCCCGATGGTGGGACTTCTGGGAACCGTGGACGGTATGGTGCGATCGTTCAGCGTTATCGCCAACAGCACCACGACACCAAAGCCGTCCGAACTGGCTCGGGGTATTTCCACCGCGCTCATCACCACACTGGTGGGCTTGATCATCGCCATTCCCGCCATCATTGCGTACGGTTTCCTGCGGAACCGTATTGCCCGACTGGTGCTCGAAGTAGGAATTGTGAGCGAAGGTCTCATGTCCCGATTCTCGACCGCTGCACCTCGCAAGTGATGAGGGATTTTTGACGCGGCAGAGCGGTTGACAACCGGATCCAGCCGAGGTGGAGGGCGGCTTTAAGCGGAGTGGTTGCTCATGCGATACAAAAGAGGTCGCCAAATTCCAGACGCTGAAGGCGACATGACGCCGATGATCGATATGACGTTTCAGTTGATCGCCTTCTTTATGATTTTGATAAACTTTTCGGAAGGCGATCAGAATCAACTGATTCGGCTTCCCGCCAGCGAATTGGCCAAGCCACCCGACACTGCCCCTGCCTGGCCCATCACGCTTCAGAT
This is a stretch of genomic DNA from Thermogutta terrifontis. It encodes these proteins:
- a CDS encoding MotA/TolQ/ExbB proton channel family protein, whose product is MRQGFFSTWTGAVVATLAGLTLFLGVVPYFPRFVERVAAAEEAAPADDQLPEAAPAAQGAGAPETEARPQEKSVLRWFFESLGWTYTLAFLTISFSFVALLVMNLVSCRREAVMPSALIDGFETLFNEKKFQEAYELAKNDDSFLGQVLSAGLAKLSAGYSQAIEAMQEVGEEQAMRMEHRLSYIGLIGTISPMVGLLGTVDGMVRSFSVIANSTTTPKPSELARGISTALITTLVGLIIAIPAIIAYGFLRNRIARLVLEVGIVSEGLMSRFSTAAPRK